From the genome of Halomonas sp. LR3S48:
GAGTTCATAGCCGACCCCGGCCACGTCCACGACCAGCCAGGGCGGTTGTTTATCGAGCAGGGTGCCACGCAGGCGTCCGATCATGGAGTTCGATATCCCGATCCGAATACATCCAGGCTCAAGGCCTTCCTGGCGCCACTATACTGGTCGCTCAAGCGGCTGACCAGTCTATGGTAAACGGTGTTCGAGAATTATTCTGCCGAAGGTGCCAACGCGCTTTCAAGGTTGGAAATCGCGCCAGGAGCCTCCACGGCGCCGCGAGCGATGCCCGCCGAAACTGCCGCGTGTAAGCAGGCCAAGCCTGGCGTGGGCATGCGTCAACGCAATGGCCAGCGCATCGGCGGCATCGGCTTGGGGAACCCCGTCGAGCCCCAGAACCGCCACCACCATGTGCTGCACCTGGGCCTTGGTCGCCCCGCCGCTACCCGTCACCGCCTGCTTGATCTGGCGCGGTCCGTACTCGTTCACCGGCAGGCCATGGTTGGCCGCGCAGACGATCGCCGCGCCGCGCGCCTGGCCCAGCTTGAGCGCCGAGTCGGGGTTCTTCGACATGAACACCTGCTCGATGGCCAGCTCTCCCGGGCGATGCAGGTCAATCAGCTCGGCAATGCCGGCGTAGATGCGCGCCAGGCGCTGGGGCAGCTCGACGTCCTGCAGGCGAATGCAGCCGCTGGCCACGTAGCGCGGCGTAGGCACACTCACGTCGAGCACGCCGTATCCGGTGGTACGCGAGCCCGGGTCGATGCCGAGAATCAGCACAGCACATGCTCGATCGAGGGATTCATGGCCAGGGTCATCGGACACCGCTCTTGTGGAATCGTCGTGAAACCGGCGCCCTGAGGGCGCCGGTCCGGTACATACTGCAACGAGAAGGCGGGAGCGTCACTCCTGCCCTTCCACCTTGGCCTTCTGGCGCAGGCGGATGTTGAGCTCGCGCAGCTGATCGCCACTGACCTCGCCCGGGGCGTCGGTCATCAGGCAGGCCGCACTCTGGGTCTTGGGGAAGGCGATCACCTCGCGGATGGTGCGCGCACCCGCCATCAGCATCACCAGGCGGTCGAGGCCGAAGGCCAGGCCACCATGGGGCGGCGCACCATAGTGCAGGGCGTCGAGCAGGAAGCCGAACTTCTCGCGGGCCTCCTCCTCGCCGATGCCGAGAATCTCGAACACGGTGCTCTGCATCTGCTGGTCGTGGATACGGATCGAACCGCCGCCAAGCTCGGTGCCGTTGAGCACCATGTCGTAGGCACGCGAGAGCGCCGCGGCCGGATTGGCCTTGAGCTCATCGGGGCTGCACGAGGGCGAGGTGAACGGATGGTGCAGCGGGCTCAGGCGACCGTTGTCGTCGGCCTCGAACATCGGGAAGTCGACCACCCACAGCGGCGCCCAGTCGCGGGTGTAGAGATTGAGGTCCTCACCCAGCTTGACGCGCAGCGCGCCCAGCGCCTCGTTGACGACATTGGTCTTGTCGGCACCGAAGAAGACGATATCGCCATCCTCGGCGCCGATGCGGTCGAGCAGCTCCTCGATCACGTTCTCCATGAACTTGACGATCGGCGACTGCAGGCCCTCGAGACCCTTGGCGCGCTCGTTGACCTTGATCCAGGCCAGGCCCTTGGCACCATAGATGCCGACGAACTTTGTATAGTCATCGATCACCTTGCGCGACATGCTGGCCCCGCCCGGCACCTTCAACGCCGCCACGCGGCCATCGGCGGCGTTGGCCGG
Proteins encoded in this window:
- the ruvC gene encoding crossover junction endodeoxyribonuclease RuvC, giving the protein MLILGIDPGSRTTGYGVLDVSVPTPRYVASGCIRLQDVELPQRLARIYAGIAELIDLHRPGELAIEQVFMSKNPDSALKLGQARGAAIVCAANHGLPVNEYGPRQIKQAVTGSGGATKAQVQHMVVAVLGLDGVPQADAADALAIALTHAHARLGLLTRGSFGGHRSRRRGGSWRDFQP